The following are encoded in a window of Sorex araneus isolate mSorAra2 chromosome 11, mSorAra2.pri, whole genome shotgun sequence genomic DNA:
- the CSGALNACT2 gene encoding chondroitin sulfate N-acetylgalactosaminyltransferase 2 isoform X3 — MPRKGLILQTRTHWLLLGLALLCSLVLLLYLLECAPQTDGNASLPGVIGENYGKEYYQALLQEQEEHYQTKATSLKRQIAQLKQELQEMSEKMKSIQERKNIGANGISYQGNKEQAPSDLLEFLHSQIDKAEVSIGTKLPSEYGVIPFESFTLMKVFQLEMGLTRHPEEKPVRKDKRDELVEVIEAGLEVINNPDEDDEQEDEDGPLGEKLIFSENDFIEGYYRTERDKGTQYELFFKKPDLMEYRHVTLFRPFGPLMKVKNEMIDITRSIINIIVPLAERTDTFAQFMQNFRDVCIHQDKRIHLTVVYFGKEGLAKVKSILESIARYGDTQTELIVLRERLRRRR, encoded by the exons ATGCCTAGAAAAGGATTGATACTTCAGACTCGGACCCACTGGCTATTATTGGGTCTTGCTTTGCTCTGCAGCTTGGTATTACTCTTGTACCTTCTGGAATGTGCCCCCCAGACTGATGGAAATGCATCTCTTCCTGGTGTTATTGGGGAAAATTATGGCAAAGAATATTATCAAGCCCTCTTACAGGAGCAAGAAGAACATTATCAGACTAAGGCAACAAGTCTGAAACGGCAAATTGCCCAACTGAAACAAGAATTACAGGAAATGAGTGAGAAGATGAAATCAAtccaagagagaaagaatatagGAGCTAATGGCATCAGCTATCAGGGCAATAAAGAACAAGCCCCTAGTGATCTTTTGGAATTTCTTCATTCCCAAATTGACAAAGCTGAAGTTAGCATAGGAACCAAACTACCTAGTGAGTATGGGGTCATTCCCTTTGAAAGTTTTACATTAATGAAAGTATTCCAATTGGAAATGGGCCTCACTCGCCATCCTGAGGAAAAGCCAGTTAGAAAAGATAAGCGAGATGAATTGGTGGAAGTTATTGAAGCTGGCCTAGAGGTCATTAATAATCCTGATGAAGATGATGAGCAGGAAGATGAGGATGGTCCCCTTGGAGAGAAACTGATATTTAGTGAAAATGACTTCATAGAAG GTTATTATCGCACTGAGAGAGATAAGGGCACACAGTATGAACTCTTTTTTAAGAAACCAGACCTTATGGAATATAGACATGTCACCCTCTTCCGCCCATTTGGACCGCTTATGAAAGTAAAGAATGAGATGATTGACATCACTAGATCAATCATTAATATCATTGTGCCACTTGCTGAAAGAACTGATACATTTGCACAGTTCATGCAGAACTTCAG GGATGTATGTATTCATCAGGACAAGCGAATTCATCTCACTGTGGTGTATTTTGGTAAAGAAGGATTGGCTAAAGTCAAGTCTATACTAGAATCCATCGCAAG ATACGGAGACACTCAGACAGAACTGATAGTACTGCGGGAAAGATTAAGGAGAAGGCGATGA
- the CSGALNACT2 gene encoding chondroitin sulfate N-acetylgalactosaminyltransferase 2 isoform X2, whose protein sequence is MPRKGLILQTRTHWLLLGLALLCSLVLLLYLLECAPQTDGNASLPGVIGENYGKEYYQALLQEQEEHYQTKATSLKRQIAQLKQELQEMSEKMKSIQERKNIGANGISYQGNKEQAPSDLLEFLHSQIDKAEVSIGTKLPSEYGVIPFESFTLMKVFQLEMGLTRHPEEKPVRKDKRDELVEVIEAGLEVINNPDEDDEQEDEDGPLGEKLIFSENDFIEGYYRTERDKGTQYELFFKKPDLMEYRHVTLFRPFGPLMKVKNEMIDITRSIINIIVPLAERTDTFAQFMQNFRDVCIHQDKRIHLTVVYFGKEGLAKVKSILESIARDYSWICTQELLLAVLRGPYGMLGIELGSAMCKANSYLLCIRSSPRSCTSNTLPGKADAGGEGSSL, encoded by the exons ATGCCTAGAAAAGGATTGATACTTCAGACTCGGACCCACTGGCTATTATTGGGTCTTGCTTTGCTCTGCAGCTTGGTATTACTCTTGTACCTTCTGGAATGTGCCCCCCAGACTGATGGAAATGCATCTCTTCCTGGTGTTATTGGGGAAAATTATGGCAAAGAATATTATCAAGCCCTCTTACAGGAGCAAGAAGAACATTATCAGACTAAGGCAACAAGTCTGAAACGGCAAATTGCCCAACTGAAACAAGAATTACAGGAAATGAGTGAGAAGATGAAATCAAtccaagagagaaagaatatagGAGCTAATGGCATCAGCTATCAGGGCAATAAAGAACAAGCCCCTAGTGATCTTTTGGAATTTCTTCATTCCCAAATTGACAAAGCTGAAGTTAGCATAGGAACCAAACTACCTAGTGAGTATGGGGTCATTCCCTTTGAAAGTTTTACATTAATGAAAGTATTCCAATTGGAAATGGGCCTCACTCGCCATCCTGAGGAAAAGCCAGTTAGAAAAGATAAGCGAGATGAATTGGTGGAAGTTATTGAAGCTGGCCTAGAGGTCATTAATAATCCTGATGAAGATGATGAGCAGGAAGATGAGGATGGTCCCCTTGGAGAGAAACTGATATTTAGTGAAAATGACTTCATAGAAG GTTATTATCGCACTGAGAGAGATAAGGGCACACAGTATGAACTCTTTTTTAAGAAACCAGACCTTATGGAATATAGACATGTCACCCTCTTCCGCCCATTTGGACCGCTTATGAAAGTAAAGAATGAGATGATTGACATCACTAGATCAATCATTAATATCATTGTGCCACTTGCTGAAAGAACTGATACATTTGCACAGTTCATGCAGAACTTCAG GGATGTATGTATTCATCAGGACAAGCGAATTCATCTCACTGTGGTGTATTTTGGTAAAGAAGGATTGGCTAAAGTCAAGTCTATACTAGAATCCATCGCAAG ggattactcctggatttgtactcaggaattactcctggcagtgctcagaggaccatatgggatgctgggaatcgaacttgggtcagccatgtgcaaggcaaactcctacctgctgtgcattcgctccagccccagaagttgcACTTCTAACACATTGCCAGGAAAAGCTGATGCTGGCGGTGAGGGGTCTTCATTGTGA